A stretch of the Planctomycetota bacterium genome encodes the following:
- a CDS encoding adenine phosphoribosyltransferase: MHDHLRSFIRDVPDFPKPGIIFRDFTPLLADPGALALAVELMVNPFRGKGIDLVLGAESRGFIFGTAIAQALSAGFVPIRKPGKLPRQVHGVDYDLEYGSDRLEMHADDVLNGSRTLIVDDLLATGGTMGASYQLAAMSGAHIAGASVLIELESLGGRGRLAEIDPLHSVLSL; this comes from the coding sequence ATGCACGACCATCTCCGCAGCTTCATCCGCGATGTCCCCGACTTTCCCAAGCCGGGAATCATCTTCCGCGACTTCACGCCGCTGCTGGCCGACCCCGGCGCCCTCGCGCTCGCGGTCGAGTTGATGGTCAACCCGTTCCGTGGCAAGGGGATCGACCTGGTGCTCGGGGCCGAGTCGCGGGGCTTCATCTTCGGAACCGCCATTGCCCAGGCCCTGTCCGCGGGCTTCGTGCCGATCCGCAAGCCCGGCAAGCTGCCGCGGCAGGTCCACGGCGTCGACTACGACCTGGAGTACGGCTCGGATCGCCTCGAGATGCACGCCGACGACGTGCTCAACGGAAGCCGGACGCTCATCGTCGATGACCTGCTGGCCACCGGCGGCACCATGGGCGCCTCCTACCAGCTGGCCGCGATGTCCGGGGCGCACATCGCCGGGGCGAGCGTGCTGATCGAACTCGAATCGCTCGGCGGCCGGGGACGGCTCGCCGAGATCGATCCGCTGCACTCGGTGCTCAGCCTGTAG
- a CDS encoding PEP-CTERM sorting domain-containing protein (PEP-CTERM proteins occur, often in large numbers, in the proteomes of bacteria that also encode an exosortase, a predicted intramembrane cysteine proteinase. The presence of a PEP-CTERM domain at a protein's C-terminus predicts cleavage within the sorting domain, followed by covalent anchoring to some some component of the (usually Gram-negative) cell surface. Many PEP-CTERM proteins exhibit an unusual sequence composition that includes large numbers of potential glycosylation sites. Expression of one such protein has been shown restore the ability of a bacterium to form floc, a type of biofilm.), translated as MKTCALIAIAGMAAAAAGQSINIDVANPTLGPGESTIVTLSASYPDGDFAIAGIATDFVSSVGSTGWSDLALVAPMDGPGTSFGTPSATGVDGIVAGQLNFPPAGIYADPSNPIVFWQATYTMPDVLPGPGVVDISTRTSRFDVYVGMGSSVSESRLDDLVEGSATIGIPAPGSLALLAFGGVAAMRRRR; from the coding sequence ATGAAGACGTGCGCACTGATTGCCATCGCCGGCATGGCCGCCGCCGCCGCGGGTCAGAGCATCAACATCGACGTCGCCAACCCGACGCTGGGCCCGGGCGAGAGCACCATCGTCACCCTCTCGGCCAGCTACCCCGACGGCGATTTCGCGATCGCCGGGATCGCCACCGACTTCGTGAGTTCGGTCGGCTCGACCGGCTGGAGCGATCTGGCCCTCGTGGCCCCCATGGACGGCCCCGGCACCTCGTTTGGCACGCCCTCGGCCACCGGCGTGGACGGCATCGTCGCCGGCCAGCTGAACTTCCCGCCGGCGGGCATCTACGCCGACCCGAGCAACCCCATCGTCTTCTGGCAGGCCACCTACACCATGCCGGACGTCTTGCCCGGCCCCGGGGTCGTCGATATCTCGACCCGGACCAGCCGCTTCGACGTGTACGTTGGCATGGGCAGTTCCGTCAGCGAGTCCCGGCTGGACGACCTGGTAGAGGGCTCGGCCACCATCGGGATACCGGCCCCGGGCAGCCTTGCCCTGCTGGCATTCGGTGGCGTGGCCGCAATGCGCCGGCGGCGCTAA
- a CDS encoding PEP-CTERM sorting domain-containing protein — protein sequence MKTVALVAVAGMAAAASAQSISIDPASSTIGPGESVVVTLSAGFGPDDFAVAGVATDFISSVGSTGWSDLALIAPMDGPGTSAGAPSGTGVDGIVAGQLNFPPAGIYADSSNPIAFWQATYTAPDMVDTPFDVDLSTRTSRFDVYLDMMSSLSESRLGDLTEGSGVIRVVPAPASLALLGLGGLAAARRRR from the coding sequence ATGAAGACTGTTGCCCTTGTTGCCGTTGCTGGTATGGCTGCCGCCGCCAGCGCCCAGTCGATCAGCATCGATCCCGCTTCGTCGACCATCGGTCCGGGCGAGAGCGTGGTCGTTACGCTGAGCGCTGGCTTCGGTCCTGACGACTTCGCCGTCGCCGGCGTCGCCACCGATTTCATCAGCTCGGTCGGCTCGACCGGCTGGAGCGACCTGGCCCTCATCGCCCCGATGGACGGCCCCGGCACCTCGGCCGGCGCCCCCTCGGGCACCGGCGTGGACGGCATCGTTGCCGGCCAGCTGAACTTCCCCCCGGCCGGCATCTACGCCGACTCCAGCAACCCCATCGCCTTCTGGCAGGCCACCTACACCGCGCCGGACATGGTTGACACCCCCTTCGACGTCGACCTGTCGACCCGCACCAGCCGCTTCGATGTCTACCTCGACATGATGAGCTCGCTGAGCGAGTCCCGCCTCGGCGACCTGACCGAGGGCTCGGGCGTCATCCGCGTCGTTCCCGCTCCGGCCAGCCTCGCGCTGCTGGGCCTCGGCGGCCTGGCCGCCGCCCGCCGCCGCCGCTAA
- a CDS encoding PEP-CTERM sorting domain-containing protein, with amino-acid sequence MKKAVALVAVSGIAAAASAQSVVIDVANPTLGPGESTVVTLSAGFGGTDFAIAGIGTDFVSSVGSTGWSDLALIAPMDGPGTSAGAPSATGVDGIIAGQLNFPPAGIYADPTNPIAFWQATYTAPAVVDDAFTVDLSTATDRFDVYIDMGAATSESRLGDLVEGSGAISVVPAPASLALLGLGGLAAARRRR; translated from the coding sequence ATGAAGAAGGCTGTTGCCCTTGTTGCCGTTTCCGGTATCGCCGCCGCCGCCTCGGCCCAGAGCGTTGTCATTGACGTTGCCAACCCGACCCTCGGCCCGGGCGAGAGCACCGTTGTCACGCTGAGCGCCGGCTTCGGCGGCACCGACTTCGCCATCGCCGGAATCGGCACCGATTTCGTGAGCTCGGTCGGCTCGACCGGCTGGAGCGACCTGGCTCTCATCGCCCCGATGGACGGCCCCGGCACCTCGGCCGGCGCTCCCTCGGCCACCGGCGTGGACGGCATCATCGCCGGCCAGCTGAACTTCCCCCCGGCCGGCATCTACGCCGACCCCACCAACCCCATCGCCTTCTGGCAGGCCACCTACACCGCGCCGGCCGTCGTCGATGACGCCTTCACCGTCGACCTGTCGACGGCGACCGACCGCTTTGATGTCTACATCGACATGGGCGCCGCGACCAGCGAGTCCCGCCTCGGCGACCTCGTCGAGGGTTCGGGCGCCATCAGCGTCGTCCCGGCTCCGGCCAGCCTCGCGCTGCTGGGCCTCGGCGGCCTGGCCGCCGCCCGCCGCCGCCGCTAA
- a CDS encoding UvrD-helicase domain-containing protein: MNHEVVLASAGSGKTFRLTNRLIALLARGVAPDRILAVTFTRKAAGEIGDRLLARLADAAADDDAARSLGEHTGCSLGRAGWAAVLAGAARSAHRLRILTLDAVAVGLAQAIGPGIGLAGGWTLASEHREGELRIRAIERWMDAIGASNAAAIAQRIAGVPAAAALDRTLGELLASGAGAWHADAWNCLASEVGGGPGDAALAEAATTIEAWPPPTTQAGTPNKRWAQAIAQLGETVRGSDWDAFLEAGLAKKVLAGEATFSRVDIPDPLRDAIGVAIEAARCRVIAGMHGRNRAAADTLAQLPAADAALRREAGEFALADLWRLLAEADLDGLHVAYRLDARLDHILIDEFQDTSLDQWRVLEPLLEEAVAGGERDRSVFVVGDEKQSLYSWRNAAAGLLSHVAGRWPQVEATTLRTTYRCAPSIVEAVNRVFGGLPANPGLADAADAAHAFGSVFEPHEAARSESGLVRISAVDASEEAQAVVEAAAARVAEIRRRRSDATIAVLVRTNARAAAIARCVADAGIPVVTDAAVSPAAHPAGEAVLAALRLAAHPGDAAALFSVATGPLARAAGVAHRRDVAGAARFSARVRRSWFEAGPARAVEALAAAAAAETNARGGAALNALVQIADAYEATPGERTSIDDLIAEVRAARVRTPGDEPIRVLTVHGAKGLEFDAVVLADLDGRLPGRPPGVLIDRDPADPTRPARAISLGCNEKTRALSPTLRAMHEDWKAGRILDELCLLYVAMTRAKRHLDIVVERDACDRATLSAVAWHGLEASGAGGIVAGDAAWLAEPPAEPAGTRPVPRWAKAVDLARPPERASWRAGVVRPSAGVDTVRGALGLADDAAVLGIEVHALLEGVDWLENAGEDPAEWPDAESRDSRAIEAVRRALARGELAAVLGRADFVRRWGPDLDLEVQRELPIANLLGEGVGATLVRGRIDRVVVGRRDGRAERCLVADFKTGRNPRSDGQLDLYARALSVRLGLPLDAIERRPVAVPV; the protein is encoded by the coding sequence ATGAACCACGAGGTCGTGCTGGCCTCGGCGGGCAGCGGCAAGACGTTCCGGCTCACGAACCGGCTTATCGCACTGCTGGCCCGCGGTGTCGCGCCAGACCGCATCCTGGCGGTGACCTTCACCCGCAAGGCCGCCGGCGAGATCGGAGACCGGCTGCTCGCCCGCCTGGCGGACGCGGCGGCTGATGACGACGCCGCTCGATCGCTCGGCGAGCACACCGGGTGCAGCCTCGGCCGCGCGGGCTGGGCTGCGGTGCTGGCCGGCGCCGCGCGATCGGCCCACCGCCTGCGGATCCTGACGCTCGATGCGGTCGCCGTCGGGCTGGCGCAGGCGATCGGCCCGGGCATCGGGCTGGCCGGCGGCTGGACGCTGGCGAGCGAGCACCGCGAGGGCGAGCTGCGGATCCGCGCCATCGAGCGGTGGATGGACGCGATCGGCGCGAGCAACGCGGCCGCCATCGCCCAGCGAATCGCGGGCGTGCCGGCCGCCGCGGCCCTGGATCGAACCCTCGGCGAATTGCTCGCCTCGGGGGCGGGCGCGTGGCACGCGGATGCATGGAACTGCCTGGCGAGCGAGGTCGGCGGCGGGCCCGGCGACGCGGCGCTCGCGGAGGCGGCCACCACCATCGAGGCGTGGCCCCCGCCCACGACGCAGGCCGGCACGCCAAACAAGAGGTGGGCGCAGGCGATCGCGCAGCTCGGGGAGACGGTCCGCGGGTCGGACTGGGACGCGTTCCTCGAGGCCGGTCTTGCCAAGAAGGTGCTCGCGGGCGAGGCCACCTTTTCGAGGGTCGACATACCCGATCCGCTGCGGGACGCCATCGGCGTGGCGATCGAAGCCGCGCGGTGCCGCGTGATCGCCGGCATGCACGGACGCAACCGAGCCGCGGCCGACACCCTGGCGCAGCTGCCCGCGGCGGACGCGGCGCTGCGGCGGGAGGCCGGCGAGTTCGCGCTGGCCGACCTGTGGCGGCTGCTCGCGGAGGCCGACCTGGACGGGCTGCACGTCGCCTACAGGCTGGATGCGCGGCTCGACCACATCCTGATCGACGAGTTCCAGGACACCTCGCTGGACCAGTGGCGGGTGCTCGAGCCGCTGCTGGAGGAGGCCGTCGCCGGCGGCGAGCGGGACCGCTCGGTGTTCGTCGTCGGCGACGAGAAGCAATCGCTGTACTCGTGGCGGAACGCGGCCGCCGGCCTGCTGAGCCACGTCGCGGGTCGCTGGCCGCAGGTTGAAGCAACCACGCTCCGCACGACCTACCGCTGTGCGCCGTCCATCGTCGAGGCGGTCAACCGCGTGTTCGGCGGGCTGCCCGCCAATCCGGGGCTCGCCGATGCAGCCGACGCCGCGCACGCGTTCGGCTCGGTATTCGAGCCGCACGAGGCGGCGCGGTCCGAGTCCGGCTTGGTCCGCATCTCGGCCGTCGATGCGTCGGAGGAGGCCCAGGCGGTCGTCGAGGCCGCCGCGGCACGGGTCGCCGAGATCCGGCGGCGGCGGAGCGACGCGACCATCGCGGTGCTGGTGCGGACCAACGCCCGGGCCGCCGCCATCGCTCGGTGCGTGGCCGACGCCGGCATCCCCGTGGTGACCGATGCCGCGGTCTCGCCGGCGGCGCATCCGGCCGGGGAGGCCGTGCTCGCGGCGCTGCGGCTGGCGGCCCATCCGGGAGATGCCGCGGCGTTGTTCTCGGTGGCGACCGGTCCACTGGCCCGCGCCGCCGGCGTAGCGCACCGCCGGGACGTCGCCGGAGCCGCCCGGTTCTCGGCCCGCGTGCGGCGATCGTGGTTCGAGGCGGGGCCGGCCCGGGCCGTCGAGGCGCTCGCGGCGGCCGCCGCGGCCGAAACCAACGCCCGTGGCGGCGCGGCCCTCAACGCCCTGGTGCAGATCGCCGACGCCTACGAGGCCACCCCGGGCGAGCGGACCTCGATCGATGATCTCATCGCCGAGGTGCGCGCCGCCCGCGTGCGGACGCCCGGCGATGAGCCCATACGCGTGCTCACGGTGCATGGGGCGAAGGGCCTGGAGTTCGACGCCGTGGTGCTGGCCGACCTCGATGGCCGGCTTCCGGGTCGGCCGCCGGGCGTGCTCATCGACCGCGATCCGGCGGACCCCACCCGGCCGGCCCGTGCGATCAGCCTGGGATGCAATGAGAAGACGCGAGCGTTGTCGCCGACGCTGCGTGCGATGCACGAGGACTGGAAGGCGGGCCGCATACTCGACGAGCTCTGCCTCTTGTACGTGGCGATGACCCGGGCGAAGCGACACCTCGACATCGTGGTGGAGCGGGACGCGTGCGATCGCGCCACGCTGTCGGCGGTGGCCTGGCATGGGCTCGAGGCGAGCGGCGCCGGCGGCATCGTGGCGGGCGATGCGGCCTGGCTGGCCGAGCCGCCCGCGGAGCCAGCGGGGACGAGGCCCGTTCCGCGATGGGCGAAGGCCGTGGACCTCGCTCGCCCACCCGAGCGGGCGTCGTGGCGAGCGGGTGTCGTTCGGCCGTCGGCCGGAGTCGACACCGTCCGCGGGGCCCTCGGGCTTGCCGACGACGCCGCGGTGCTCGGCATCGAGGTCCACGCGCTGCTCGAGGGCGTCGACTGGCTGGAGAACGCCGGCGAGGATCCGGCCGAGTGGCCCGACGCCGAGTCCCGCGACTCCCGGGCGATCGAAGCGGTCCGGCGTGCGCTTGCTCGGGGGGAACTGGCGGCGGTTCTTGGGCGGGCCGATTTCGTGCGACGCTGGGGCCCCGACCTCGACCTGGAGGTGCAGCGAGAGCTGCCGATCGCGAACCTGCTGGGCGAGGGCGTCGGTGCGACGCTTGTCCGCGGCCGGATCGATCGCGTGGTCGTCGGCCGCCGGGATGGGCGGGCCGAGCGCTGCCTGGTGGCGGACTTCAAGACCGGACGGAATCCGCGCAGCGATGGCCAGCTCGATCTATACGCCCGAGCATTATCCGTACGCCTTGGACTGCCGCTGGACGCGATCGAGCGGCGGCCGGTCGCGGTCCCGGTTTAG
- a CDS encoding PD-(D/E)XK nuclease family protein: protein MDAPPAGKPGPQHADAPRRPHLLDPSLPPPLAARDWLVCTFATDTDLDLSGVLLVTPGARASRVMVALLAEAAQRAGLALWPPATTTAGRLAEALAPAARPAGGIARRRAWQRAMEAAPPEAIQRIAPAADRPTAWADEVARAADELASGGLRFADAADGDLPPQEEPELWRALAGVQRRYEDLLGQAGLEDPALAALDVARRGADPSQSSDTPRDIVLLACTDLSPVARTLLESSPARVRVLATVPAMHVEGLDDDGCVREAYWAEADIAVDADACVAGGAALAQARLAVRAAMDAGTSTIGLADEALAGAVRRAAAEHGLTVHEAAGSSLAQAGPARLLAAIRRLMVDRRYADLDALLRMPAVERAVGIDAGDAMLARSLDVYAAAALPTHAHGPLPAGPEHPRVRGARRTVRIARRRLWRMLAPLFGRRRLADWAEPVSAVLADLLEPSEGELGPLSRACAEAAGRALRELSSLDGEPVRAAEAVDLVLHALAGERAAIEPGGEDLDLLGWLELPLDPSDKVVLAGAHARVLPARATPGAFLGEGLRRALGLPGEGRRLARDAAAMAALSAAGRLRVVLGSRDARGEPVLPSPLLLRGPDSSPMDVLAAARAAIEPPPVTRPPGACRFRVGRLEDAAPPRSLAVTSFRTYIQSPYLFYLKYVARLRAVEPLAAAIRMDGARFGSLVHEALRRFSADAETREDADAGRIRRVLYAHLWEAAEAQFGRHPPPLVLAQIDAAEKRLSEFASIEAARRTAGWRTIAAEWSPPRPVPLASTGMLVHGTIDRIDLHEREGLALLDYKTAAKEKTPERVHRTRGAWVDLQLPLYALLAQQLADEHGVPSAAALGFVALSSERSGVHIADWDADDLAGAQALAAEIAARVRDGVFAERGRWPFKDDPLAPLAGVGLLLDAEHDELATAEGPA from the coding sequence ATGGACGCGCCACCGGCGGGAAAGCCCGGGCCGCAGCACGCCGACGCGCCGCGCCGCCCCCACCTCCTGGATCCATCGCTGCCGCCACCGCTGGCCGCGCGGGACTGGCTGGTCTGTACCTTCGCGACCGACACCGATCTGGACCTGTCGGGCGTGCTGCTGGTCACGCCGGGTGCGCGGGCGTCGCGGGTGATGGTCGCCCTGCTCGCCGAGGCCGCCCAGCGGGCGGGCCTGGCGCTGTGGCCCCCGGCCACGACGACGGCGGGCCGGCTGGCAGAAGCCCTCGCCCCGGCGGCGCGGCCCGCGGGTGGCATCGCACGGCGGCGGGCCTGGCAGCGGGCGATGGAGGCCGCGCCCCCAGAGGCCATCCAGCGGATCGCTCCGGCGGCGGATCGCCCGACCGCGTGGGCCGATGAGGTCGCCCGCGCTGCCGACGAGCTGGCCTCGGGCGGGCTGCGATTCGCGGACGCGGCGGACGGCGACCTGCCCCCGCAGGAGGAGCCCGAGCTGTGGCGTGCGCTCGCTGGCGTGCAGCGCAGGTATGAGGATCTGCTCGGCCAGGCGGGGCTCGAAGACCCGGCGCTCGCGGCGCTCGACGTGGCGCGCCGCGGCGCAGATCCGTCGCAATCCTCCGACACGCCACGCGACATCGTGCTGCTCGCGTGCACCGATCTCTCCCCGGTGGCGCGCACGCTGCTCGAGTCATCCCCTGCACGGGTACGCGTGCTCGCGACGGTGCCCGCGATGCACGTCGAAGGCCTCGACGACGACGGATGCGTTCGAGAGGCGTACTGGGCGGAGGCCGACATCGCCGTCGATGCGGACGCCTGCGTAGCCGGTGGTGCCGCACTCGCCCAGGCGCGGCTCGCGGTGCGGGCGGCCATGGACGCGGGCACGTCGACCATCGGCCTTGCCGACGAGGCGCTGGCCGGCGCGGTACGCCGCGCCGCAGCGGAGCATGGACTCACGGTGCACGAGGCGGCCGGCTCGTCGCTGGCTCAGGCCGGGCCGGCGCGGCTGCTGGCGGCGATCCGGCGGCTGATGGTCGATCGGCGGTACGCCGACCTCGATGCGCTGCTGCGGATGCCCGCCGTCGAGCGTGCCGTCGGCATCGATGCGGGCGATGCGATGCTGGCGCGGTCCCTCGATGTATACGCCGCCGCGGCGCTGCCCACGCACGCGCACGGCCCGCTGCCGGCCGGCCCGGAGCACCCCCGCGTGCGCGGGGCGCGGCGGACGGTCCGCATCGCGCGGCGGCGGCTGTGGCGGATGCTCGCGCCGCTCTTCGGCCGGCGGCGGCTCGCCGACTGGGCCGAGCCGGTGTCCGCCGTGCTGGCGGATTTGCTCGAGCCGTCGGAGGGCGAATTGGGTCCGCTCTCGCGGGCGTGCGCCGAGGCCGCCGGCCGTGCGCTTCGAGAGCTGTCGTCGCTGGACGGCGAGCCGGTGCGTGCGGCCGAGGCGGTCGATCTCGTGCTTCACGCGCTCGCGGGCGAGCGGGCGGCCATCGAGCCGGGCGGGGAGGACCTGGACCTGCTGGGTTGGCTCGAGCTGCCCCTGGATCCGTCTGACAAGGTGGTGCTGGCGGGCGCTCACGCCCGGGTGCTGCCCGCCCGCGCAACCCCTGGCGCGTTCCTGGGCGAGGGGCTGCGCCGGGCGCTTGGCCTGCCCGGCGAGGGCCGCCGGCTTGCGCGCGACGCGGCGGCCATGGCGGCGCTATCTGCCGCCGGGCGGCTGCGGGTGGTCCTGGGCTCGCGGGACGCGCGGGGCGAGCCGGTGCTGCCCAGCCCGCTGCTGCTCCGAGGCCCGGACTCATCGCCGATGGACGTGCTCGCCGCCGCACGCGCGGCCATCGAGCCGCCCCCGGTCACCCGGCCGCCGGGTGCCTGCCGCTTCCGCGTCGGCCGGCTGGAAGACGCAGCGCCGCCCCGCTCGCTGGCGGTCACCAGCTTCCGGACCTACATCCAGAGCCCGTACCTCTTCTACCTGAAATACGTCGCGCGGCTGCGGGCCGTCGAGCCGCTGGCGGCCGCCATCCGGATGGACGGGGCCCGCTTCGGCAGCTTGGTGCACGAGGCGCTGCGTCGATTTTCCGCGGATGCAGAGACGCGGGAGGACGCCGACGCCGGGCGGATCCGGCGAGTGCTTTACGCGCACTTGTGGGAGGCGGCCGAGGCCCAGTTCGGGCGGCACCCCCCTCCGCTGGTGCTGGCCCAGATCGACGCGGCCGAGAAGCGGCTCTCGGAGTTTGCGTCGATCGAGGCCGCTCGGCGGACGGCTGGCTGGCGGACGATCGCCGCGGAGTGGTCGCCGCCGCGGCCCGTGCCGCTGGCATCGACCGGCATGCTGGTGCATGGCACGATCGACCGCATCGACCTGCACGAGCGCGAGGGTCTGGCGCTGCTCGACTACAAGACCGCCGCCAAGGAGAAGACGCCCGAGCGGGTGCACCGGACGCGCGGTGCCTGGGTGGACCTGCAGCTACCGCTCTACGCCCTGCTCGCGCAGCAGCTGGCCGACGAGCACGGCGTGCCGTCCGCGGCGGCTCTGGGATTCGTGGCGTTGTCGTCCGAGCGTTCCGGTGTCCACATCGCGGACTGGGACGCCGACGACCTTGCCGGTGCGCAGGCGCTGGCGGCGGAGATCGCAGCGCGGGTGCGCGACGGCGTGTTCGCCGAGCGCGGCCGATGGCCCTTCAAGGACGATCCGCTGGCGCCGCTGGCGGGCGTTGGCCTGCTGCTCGACGCCGAGCACGACGAGCTGGCGACGGCCGAGGGGCCGGCATGA